A section of the Syntrophorhabdaceae bacterium genome encodes:
- a CDS encoding enoyl-CoA hydratase/isomerase family protein, protein MKTTYKDLKFELKDGLGILTLNIPEKLNACGKRTRSELHSFWSAMQAEDRCRVIIMTGAGTSFCAGQDVEEMDDPVHPFYKWSVDEIYAFQHEMSDVILLMRRAPQPIIAAVRGYAAGGGFSMAVAADLRVADPTAKFVASYINIGLSGADMGSSYHFPRQVTLALALEYLYTGDAIDAKTAREIGLVNHVVPAGKLMTRAKEIAGKMLAKSPLGLKLTKEVANQNIGSASLESALYMEDRNQVLCLAAGPIRNPLKGKKKTKGSR, encoded by the coding sequence ATGAAAACAACGTATAAAGACCTGAAGTTTGAGTTGAAAGACGGGCTGGGCATCCTGACACTGAATATCCCGGAGAAGCTCAACGCCTGCGGGAAGCGCACGAGATCGGAGCTCCATTCATTCTGGAGCGCCATGCAGGCCGAGGACAGGTGCAGGGTGATAATAATGACCGGCGCGGGCACCTCTTTTTGCGCGGGGCAGGACGTCGAAGAAATGGACGATCCGGTACACCCCTTCTATAAATGGAGTGTCGACGAGATATACGCGTTTCAGCATGAGATGTCCGATGTCATTCTCCTGATGAGAAGGGCGCCCCAGCCCATCATTGCCGCCGTGCGGGGTTATGCCGCCGGCGGAGGGTTCAGCATGGCCGTGGCGGCGGACCTCAGGGTCGCCGACCCCACGGCGAAGTTCGTGGCATCCTATATCAATATAGGGCTGTCCGGGGCGGACATGGGCAGCAGCTATCATTTTCCCAGACAGGTCACCCTTGCCCTGGCGCTGGAATATCTCTACACGGGAGACGCCATCGACGCGAAGACGGCACGGGAAATAGGTCTTGTCAATCACGTGGTTCCGGCCGGAAAACTGATGACCAGGGCGAAAGAGATCGCCGGCAAGATGCTCGCCAAATCACCGCTTGGCCTGAAACTCACCAAGGAGGTGGCGAACCAGAACATCGGGTCTGCGAGCCTGGAATCGGCGCTCTACATGGAGGACAGGAACCAGGTCCTCTGTCTTGCGGCAGGACCCATACGAAATCCTTTAAAAGGGAAGAAGAAGACGAAGGGATCGCGATGA
- a CDS encoding class I adenylate-forming enzyme family protein — translation MKEQPAKISDYSEYEGQTFGQILDGLARDVPDKEMILFNGERITYGQFYQRVMQVAMALKRVGIRKGDRVAALFPNCPDFFVVQQATLYIGAVFVLLSTRYREYELSYMLKHSGARCLFTIDEYLKTSFTDIVDKLRPELPNLEFTFVMGPKVPSWGRPYQEALDLGKNLDEKLLREDLPKYDDTASILYSSGSTGLPKGIVMTHRAFVFGALQVTRRLRITSDDVSLMVVPCSHTLCAFIQFPNSLMARCRIVMMETFEAGQALEMYNKEKISLIYGVPTMFVLMLEHPNFAKTDFSCSRAGYTGGAIIPEELMSNVRNKMNCKLVSVYGLSECGACSMNDVEDDESLKIGTVGRPLDGVDIIVADDRHERLPVDEVGEVCLKGPILFSGYYEQPQLTRAAYDQNGYFCTGDLGKYLENGMLAIVGRKKEMIIRGGFNVYPAELEEQIGLIDGVQSVAIVGLPDKVMGEKIVACIIPAPGSSITDKDIIAYCKKRLANYKVPNVVIIMNEFPVTALGKVQKFKLIEALEAKGI, via the coding sequence ATGAAAGAACAACCGGCGAAGATTTCCGACTACAGCGAATACGAAGGACAAACTTTCGGTCAGATACTTGACGGGCTTGCACGCGATGTCCCGGACAAGGAAATGATCTTGTTCAACGGCGAAAGGATAACATACGGGCAGTTCTACCAGAGGGTAATGCAGGTCGCAATGGCCCTTAAGAGGGTCGGTATAAGGAAGGGCGACCGCGTTGCGGCCCTCTTTCCCAATTGTCCCGATTTTTTCGTGGTCCAGCAGGCCACGCTCTATATTGGGGCCGTTTTTGTTCTCTTGTCGACGCGTTATCGGGAATACGAGCTGAGCTACATGCTCAAACATTCCGGGGCGCGCTGCCTCTTCACCATCGACGAGTATTTGAAAACGAGCTTCACTGATATCGTTGACAAGCTTCGCCCCGAACTGCCGAACCTGGAGTTCACCTTTGTCATGGGCCCCAAGGTCCCATCGTGGGGCCGGCCGTACCAGGAAGCCCTGGACCTCGGCAAGAACCTCGATGAGAAGCTGCTCAGGGAAGACCTGCCGAAATACGACGATACGGCTTCCATCCTCTATAGCTCGGGGAGCACCGGCCTGCCCAAGGGTATCGTTATGACCCACCGGGCCTTTGTCTTCGGAGCCCTGCAGGTGACGCGCAGGCTCAGGATCACCTCCGATGACGTGTCCCTGATGGTCGTGCCCTGCTCGCACACGCTCTGCGCCTTCATCCAGTTTCCGAACTCTCTCATGGCGCGGTGCCGGATCGTCATGATGGAGACCTTCGAAGCGGGCCAGGCGCTGGAAATGTACAACAAGGAAAAGATCTCTCTGATCTACGGCGTTCCCACGATGTTCGTCCTGATGCTGGAGCATCCGAACTTCGCAAAGACCGATTTTTCATGCAGCCGGGCGGGCTACACGGGCGGGGCCATCATTCCTGAAGAGCTGATGTCGAACGTGAGAAACAAGATGAACTGTAAGCTGGTTTCCGTCTATGGCCTGAGCGAGTGCGGGGCCTGCTCGATGAACGACGTGGAAGATGATGAATCTCTCAAGATCGGTACGGTAGGCCGGCCGCTGGACGGGGTCGATATCATAGTCGCCGACGATAGGCACGAGAGATTGCCCGTGGACGAGGTAGGCGAGGTCTGCCTGAAAGGCCCGATCCTCTTTTCGGGATACTACGAGCAGCCGCAGCTGACCAGGGCGGCCTACGACCAAAACGGCTATTTCTGTACGGGAGACCTGGGCAAATATCTGGAGAACGGTATGCTCGCCATAGTGGGACGCAAGAAAGAGATGATCATCAGGGGAGGCTTCAACGTGTACCCCGCCGAGCTTGAAGAACAGATAGGTCTCATTGACGGCGTGCAGTCTGTTGCCATAGTCGGCCTGCCGGACAAGGTGATGGGCGAGAAGATAGTCGCCTGTATAATCCCCGCTCCCGGAAGCAGCATAACGGACAAGGACATAATCGCGTACTGCAAGAAACGCCTTGCAAACTACAAGGTACCGAACGTGGTGATCATAATGAATGAGTTCCCCGTTACGGCCCTGGGAAAGGTCCAGAAATTCAAACTGATAGAGGCTCTCGAAGCAAAAGGGATATAG
- a CDS encoding ABC transporter ATP-binding protein — MLEVRDLNTFYGKSHILQGITLEVQEGEIVCLLGRNGVGKSTTLKSIMGLVNPSRGTIRFEGKEIQRKRPDAIARMGISYIPEDRRIFSRLSVKENLMIGTSSSPDMTKARKDEMLEKAYMYFPILKEKESQGGGFLSGGQQQMLAIARGLMCDPKLVLLDEPFEGLAPVVIWELIDIIKKLCESERMTLLLVEQKAALALKMSDRGYVLEKGLVKCEGTCTFLSESEEVRERCGL; from the coding sequence ATGCTCGAGGTCAGGGATCTCAATACATTCTACGGGAAAAGCCATATACTCCAGGGTATCACCCTTGAAGTTCAAGAGGGTGAGATAGTATGCCTTCTTGGACGAAACGGTGTCGGCAAGAGCACCACGCTCAAGTCGATCATGGGGCTCGTCAACCCTTCCAGAGGCACCATCCGCTTCGAAGGCAAGGAAATACAGAGGAAGAGGCCCGATGCCATCGCGCGCATGGGGATAAGCTATATTCCCGAGGACAGAAGGATCTTCTCGCGCCTGTCGGTAAAGGAGAACCTCATGATAGGCACCAGCAGCTCTCCCGACATGACGAAAGCCCGGAAGGATGAGATGCTGGAGAAGGCGTACATGTATTTCCCCATCCTGAAGGAAAAGGAATCTCAGGGAGGAGGATTTTTGTCCGGCGGCCAGCAGCAAATGCTGGCAATCGCCAGAGGGTTAATGTGCGACCCGAAGCTTGTCCTTCTCGATGAGCCTTTCGAGGGGCTGGCGCCGGTGGTCATATGGGAGCTGATAGACATAATCAAGAAGCTCTGCGAAAGCGAAAGGATGACCCTTCTGCTGGTGGAGCAGAAGGCGGCCCTGGCGCTGAAGATGTCAGACAGGGGATATGTTCTGGAAAAAGGGCTGGTGAAGTGTGAAGGCACTTGCACGTTCCTGTCCGAGAGTGAGGAGGTTCGAGAGAGATGCGGTTTGTAA
- a CDS encoding branched-chain amino acid ABC transporter permease yields MGNLNSGSNIKRVVLFHVIVLAALAVLPLFLSTYHQKLAVEAIILAVFAMSLDLVMGYAGIATFGHAAFFGIGGYAMGVMLKFLFPSLWLGLILAGFCTAVLAFFIGFVSIRAKGIYFAILTLAFAEVVYRVIFHSYNTPLGGSDGLVGVPTPMLGLGFFEIDLRKTINFYWVATAFAYLSYLVCKLVVGSPFGSILSGIRENENRVSFIGFNVKWSKVMAFVMAGVFAGFSGAMFTAFKTYADTEQLSFVLSGKVIVMGLIGGIGTLIGPMVGAVVITIFESIISTYFHAHNLIIGALFVVVVIFMPKGLLGLFGRKERNNNGS; encoded by the coding sequence ATGGGAAATCTCAATTCTGGATCCAATATCAAGAGGGTAGTTCTGTTTCACGTGATAGTCCTTGCGGCGCTTGCGGTCTTGCCGTTGTTCCTGAGTACCTATCATCAGAAGCTCGCGGTCGAGGCGATCATCCTTGCCGTGTTTGCCATGAGCCTTGACCTGGTCATGGGCTATGCCGGCATAGCGACCTTCGGTCATGCGGCGTTCTTCGGGATCGGCGGCTACGCCATGGGTGTTATGCTCAAGTTCCTCTTTCCATCTCTCTGGCTGGGGCTTATCCTGGCGGGATTCTGCACCGCCGTTCTGGCGTTCTTCATCGGTTTCGTGTCGATCCGGGCCAAGGGCATCTATTTTGCCATCCTGACCCTTGCCTTTGCGGAGGTTGTCTACAGGGTCATTTTTCACTCCTACAACACGCCGCTGGGCGGCTCGGACGGGCTTGTAGGTGTTCCCACACCAATGCTGGGTCTCGGGTTTTTTGAGATCGATCTGAGGAAGACGATCAACTTCTACTGGGTGGCGACGGCATTTGCGTACCTGTCCTACCTGGTATGTAAGCTGGTCGTCGGCTCCCCGTTCGGCAGCATCCTGTCGGGAATAAGGGAAAATGAGAACCGTGTGTCCTTTATCGGTTTCAATGTGAAATGGAGCAAGGTCATGGCCTTCGTTATGGCGGGCGTTTTCGCCGGGTTCAGCGGGGCCATGTTCACGGCCTTCAAAACCTATGCGGACACGGAACAGCTCAGTTTCGTGCTCTCCGGCAAGGTCATCGTCATGGGTCTTATAGGCGGCATAGGTACGCTGATCGGCCCCATGGTAGGTGCGGTGGTGATCACGATTTTCGAATCCATCATCTCCACGTATTTTCATGCCCATAACCTTATAATAGGGGCGCTCTTCGTTGTGGTCGTCATATTCATGCCGAAAGGGCTTCTCGGGTTGTTCGGGAGAAAAGAGAGAAATAATAATGGGAGTTGA
- a CDS encoding ABC transporter ATP-binding protein, protein MFFEVKELCRSFGALQAVQNVSFTLDEGTTLSIIGPNGAGKTTLFNVITGVFPPDSGEVLFKGARVTGMPPDKLCHKGIARSFQITNIFQGLSVFENIRLACQGRKATKRMFSPVSKLKGPIEEAEKILDLLGLLDLRDSRAGTLSHGDQRYLEIGMTLASRPSLVLFDEPTAGMTPMETKATIDLINKLKGMVTIILIEHDINMVFAVSDRIIVMDQGGVLAEGLPEEVKANEAVKTAYFGEEI, encoded by the coding sequence ATGTTCTTTGAGGTCAAGGAGCTGTGCAGATCCTTCGGGGCGCTTCAGGCGGTTCAGAATGTCTCATTCACGTTGGATGAGGGTACCACCCTTTCCATCATAGGACCTAACGGGGCGGGCAAGACAACCCTTTTCAACGTGATCACGGGCGTGTTCCCCCCCGACAGTGGTGAAGTGCTGTTCAAGGGCGCGCGGGTGACGGGAATGCCTCCGGACAAGCTGTGCCACAAGGGCATTGCGAGATCGTTCCAGATAACGAATATTTTCCAGGGACTTTCCGTTTTCGAGAACATTCGTCTTGCCTGCCAGGGGAGAAAGGCGACGAAACGCATGTTTTCGCCCGTTTCAAAGCTGAAGGGACCCATCGAAGAGGCTGAGAAGATCCTCGATCTTCTGGGGCTTCTGGACCTCCGTGACAGCAGGGCCGGTACACTTTCCCACGGTGACCAGAGATACCTGGAGATCGGCATGACCCTCGCGTCGAGGCCGTCGCTGGTCCTTTTCGACGAGCCCACCGCCGGGATGACACCCATGGAGACGAAGGCCACGATCGACCTCATCAATAAACTCAAGGGGATGGTGACGATAATTCTTATCGAGCATGACATCAACATGGTCTTTGCCGTTTCCGACAGAATCATCGTAATGGACCAGGGAGGCGTCCTTGCCGAGGGTCTTCCCGAGGAGGTCAAGGCGAATGAAGCTGTTAAGACCGCTTATTTCGGGGAGGAAATCTAA